DNA from Planctomycetota bacterium:
TCCACGGCGCGGGCGGCCTGGTCTACATGGACGGCGCCAACATGAACGCCATCCAGGGGAAGGTCCGCCCCGGCGATTTCGGCGTGGATGTGATGCACTTCAACCTGCACAAGACGTTCTCCACGCCGCACGGGGGCGGCGGCCCCGGCTCCGGACCCGTGGCCTGCACGAAGCTCCTGGAGCCTTACCTCCCCGTCCCGCGCATCGTCCGCGAGGGGGACCGGTTCTCGTTCGACTTCTCGGCCCCCAAATCGATCGGCCGGGTCAAGAGCTTCTGGGGCAACGTGGGGATGCACGTGCGCGCTTACGCCTACCTGCGCGCCCACGGTCCGGAAGGGATCCGCCGCAACGCGGAGCACGCGGTCCTCAACGCCAACTACCTTCTGGCCCGGCTCCGGGGGACCTACAAGGTGGCCTACGACCGTCCCTGCATGCACGAGTTCGTCCTGGACGGTTCCCCCTTCCGCAAATACGGCGTCCGGACGCTCGACATCGCCAAGCGCCTCCTCGACTTCCGGTTCCACCCGCCGACGATCTATTTCCCCCTGATCGTCCACGAGGCGCTCATGATCGAGCCCACCGAGACGGAGAACAAGGAGACGCTCGACGCCTTCGCCGACGCGATGCTCCGGATCGCCGAAGAAGCCCGCACGAACCCCGAGGTCGTCCGCACCGCCCCGCACACGACGGCCGTCAAGCGGCTCAACGAGGTGAAAGCCGCCAAGGAGCCGATCGTGCGCTGCTCGCTGTGCGGATAGAAGGCGGCGTCAGGGGAA
Protein-coding regions in this window:
- the gcvPB gene encoding aminomethyl-transferring glycine dehydrogenase subunit GcvPB; the encoded protein is MKTIFEKSRPGRATVYFPPPAPGERPIEEILPRTALRARPPALPEVAELEVVRHFTELSHRTFSIDGNFYPLGSCTMKYNPRVNEKVAALPGFARLHPFQPAETVQGMLELLWRLERMLAEIAGMDAVTLQPAAGAQGELTGILLIRAHHVENRQGHRTEVLIPDSAHGTNPATATLCGYRTVSLKTDRRGGVDLEDLKAKLSDRTAALMITNPSTLGLFEERIRTIADLVHGAGGLVYMDGANMNAIQGKVRPGDFGVDVMHFNLHKTFSTPHGGGGPGSGPVACTKLLEPYLPVPRIVREGDRFSFDFSAPKSIGRVKSFWGNVGMHVRAYAYLRAHGPEGIRRNAEHAVLNANYLLARLRGTYKVAYDRPCMHEFVLDGSPFRKYGVRTLDIAKRLLDFRFHPPTIYFPLIVHEALMIEPTETENKETLDAFADAMLRIAEEARTNPEVVRTAPHTTAVKRLNEVKAAKEPIVRCSLCG